In Vicinamibacterales bacterium, one genomic interval encodes:
- the yiaK gene encoding 3-dehydro-L-gulonate 2-dehydrogenase, translating to MDTLRVAFETLHAIMAEALRRTGMAPRRADECARLFAEASRDGVASHGLNRFPRFLRMIARGVVDVHGAPACLSAAGALERWSGRRGPGNLNARTSMARAITLARSNGIGCVALGDTNHWMRGGSYGWQAADAGVIGICWTNTLANVPPWGAADPRIGNNPLVVAFPRTRGHVVVDMALSQFSVGALTQYAARGERLPVAGGYDADGLLTHDPVAILASGRLLPVGSWKGSGLSIALDLIAAALAAGLATHQISRHPEEESGLSQVFIAIDPAALGPGDVDRLADGVIEHVTAGPGEVRYPGERTLEIRARSLRDGVEVDPAIWAEVRAAAAG from the coding sequence GTGCGCGCGCCTCTTCGCCGAAGCTTCGCGCGACGGCGTCGCCTCGCACGGCCTGAACCGCTTCCCGCGCTTCCTGCGGATGATCGCGCGCGGCGTGGTGGACGTGCACGGCGCGCCGGCGTGCCTCTCGGCGGCGGGCGCGCTGGAGCGCTGGAGCGGCCGCCGCGGGCCGGGCAACCTCAACGCGCGCACCTCGATGGCGCGCGCCATCACGCTGGCGCGTTCGAACGGGATCGGCTGCGTCGCGCTCGGCGACACCAATCACTGGATGCGCGGCGGCAGCTACGGGTGGCAGGCGGCCGATGCGGGCGTGATCGGGATCTGCTGGACCAACACGCTGGCCAACGTGCCTCCGTGGGGCGCCGCCGATCCGCGCATCGGCAACAACCCGCTCGTCGTCGCCTTCCCGCGCACGCGCGGCCACGTCGTCGTCGACATGGCGCTGTCGCAGTTCTCGGTCGGGGCGCTGACGCAGTACGCCGCGCGCGGCGAGCGGCTGCCCGTCGCCGGCGGCTACGACGCCGACGGACTTCTGACCCACGATCCCGTCGCCATCCTCGCGTCCGGCCGCCTGCTGCCGGTCGGATCGTGGAAGGGCAGCGGCCTGTCGATCGCGCTGGATCTGATCGCCGCGGCGCTCGCCGCGGGACTCGCCACGCACCAGATCTCGCGCCATCCGGAAGAGGAAAGCGGGCTGTCGCAGGTCTTCATCGCGATCGATCCCGCCGCGCTCGGGCCCGGGGACGTCGATCGGCTCGCCGACGGGGTGATCGAGCACGTGACCGCCGGTCCCGGCGAGGTCCGGTACCCCGGCGAGCGGACGCTCGAGATCCGCGCCCGGAGTCTGCGCGACGGCGTCGAGGTCGACCCGGCTATCTGGGCCGAGGTTCGGGCGGCAGCCGCAGGCTGA